The sequence GCTGAGCGGAGGAGAGCCATTGTCTCTGGCCATCACGTGCACTTTGAAGCTCCTGAACTGTTCATAATCAAACGACCTCACAGCGTGGATCACCCCCATGTCTCCGTTCACAGACACATAGGACGACACCGGGGCACCGTTCACCTCACCGCCTAACAGAGAATAAATCACTGTACCGTTCTGTCTCCAATCGGGGTCTCGAGCACTAACGGAACATAACGTGGAGCCAGGTTTGTTATTCTCACTCACATATGCGCTGTACGACTGTTCCTCAAACACAGGTGGGTTGTCGTTGATGTCTGCTACAGATAACTGAACACTTTTAGAGGAAGACAGAGGTGGAGAGCCCTCGTCAGTGGCAGTGATTGTAATGTTGTAATCAGACACTAGTTCACGGTCCAGCTGTCCTGTGCTCACCAGAGAATAATAGTTTTTAATAGAAGGAACCAACTTAAATGGGACATTTTGCTGAATGGAGCATCGGACCTGTCTGTTACTCTCAGAGTCTCTATCCTGCACGTTGATGATGCCCAACTCTGTACCAGGTGACACGTTCTCAGGTATGGGGTTAGTCAGTGATTTTATATAAATCAAAGGGGCATTATCATTCACATCAGTTACATCAATTATCACTTTTGCTTCTGATGAGAGACCATAACCATCTTTGGCTTCTACAAACACTTCATATTTAGGTCCCTCTTCATAATCGATGCTACCTGCTACACTGATCACTCCAGTTTTCTCATCCAGTGAAAACAGCTTTCGTGACTTATCAGAGATTCGACTAAACTCATATGTGACCTCCCCGTTGACACCTTCGTCTGCGTCTGATGCACTCACAGTGATTACAGGTGTATTTATAGGTGAGTTTTCTGGTATCGTTGCTGTATACACGCTCTCAGTGAACACTGGGGCGTTATCATTAGCATCAAGTACAATGACGTGTATGACTACAGTCCCGGATCTCTGAGGAGAGCCTCCATCTACAGCTGTGAGCAATAATTTAGtttcctgctgctcctctcgGTCTAACTCTTTATCCAAAACTAACTCCCCGTATTTACTTCCAGCACTTGTGGTCTGAATATTGAACACAAAGTGTGGATTTTGTTCCAAAATGTAGCTCTGAACTGAGTTCTTGCCTATATCTGCATCGTGAGCTGCATTGATGCGATACTTAGCTCCTTTGTCAGCTGATTCTCTAATCTCTAGCTTTATAGCATCCTTCGGGAAAACTGGCGCATTGTCGTTCACATCCTGCACCTGCAGAGACAACCGGTGCAACTCCAACGGATTCTCCAGGAGCAAGTCGAATTTGAGAACACACGAAGGCTTTTCTCCACAATGCTCCTCTCGATCAATTCTTTCAGACACGAATAAATCTCCACTTTGAAGGTTAACCCCGCAGTATTGTTTGTCGCTCCCCTCCACGTCAACACGAGCTTTGCGAGCAGACAGTCTGCCCACCTCTAGGCCCAGATCCTTGGCGATATTTCCAATAACAGATCCGCgcttcagctcctcctgcacagAATAGCTCAGGTCTCCGTGAGCGTAATGCACCACgacaaagaaaaatacaaagccGAAGCTCTGAAAAACGTCCCGTGTATCCATCATCCACAGAGGGTACTtcttaaataatacacacagtAGTCTTTTCATTTAAATACGTTATTGTCCAATGGACTTTTCCTCCGAGTAGGCTATATGCCGTCTGCATTGAAGGTTACAAAGAACACAGGGTTGGTCAATGGTAGGATGGGTGGTGTGCAAAGCAGCCTGAACATCCGACTCCTACGCTGGTCTACAGTGACACCGTGAGTCCAAATCAAACATAGCAATTCATTTGAAAATCCACAATCCGATACAATGACTGTCACTATGTAAATACTCTGTTCAATAAGATATTCAACAGTTCGAGAGGGGAGTCTCGTGTGTCTTCAAATTCCTCCTTAACAAAAAGAGGCAGCTGCTCATATGACAGACTTTTTGCAGAACAACTAAAAGTCTCATGTTTGGAAAACCCTTAGAAAAACTAACAAcacaaaatttaaatataaatagatGAAATCATTCATGTTATAAATAACTTATACAAAAGGTGCTCACGTATATGATTCATTGTTAGCAGAATGGCTAAATGACATGTGTGTAGTTAAGATATATTAGAATTGCATGGTTGAGTTAAACCACTGGAATGGGATTTTCTCATAGCtcaggaaagacaaagaaaaaatgaaatcagaaaTAGAAACAACTTCAACTAATATTCTGCAAGCTCAAATACACATGACCATGGTCAATTCAGGAACAAATGTAACAGCAGCCCATTAAAGTTTCCAGTAGCCATTAACTTTGACCTTTAACTCACAAAAGAGGGCACAATTATTTAAAAGTCTTCACTTTTGAAACCTTAGAGCACAACTATGTTATATCTGAAGAGTTCACATGGGGCATAAGAGGTCAAGTAGTATGTGGCATTTTTTCCTATACATCAGAAGAGTCATCACAGTGTCTAATACAACAGACAATCTTAACTACAACTCTAAGCCCATGAGAGCATGGGAACAAGTTGAAACTTCCCAGCAAAAGTTGTAGATTACTGAACCCAGGAAAGTAGCATCCAGTTAAATGTTTCAAGCCTTAACAGGGCAAACTGAACTGAATTGTGATGTCAGAGAGTTTGGTCGGAAAAAGTAAGCATTGTTTGAGAATATGTGAGagacataaaaactgagtatGAGCAGGAAAGTTTTTGATCCTTCCATGACTGCTACATGGAgtatcagcaccatggacagcaacacaaaaaggaaaaaaacaacaactttcagATCTGAACAAGAGAGACCCTTTGCagaggaaataaatacaaacattatgTATATATTCTTCATATCATGCAGCAACCAAGCAATGGAGTAGACTACTAATCAGATTCACTCATATCTCAGGGAAAAAACAGAGAACCAGGAACCTTAAAGAACAGATAGcacaaacattaaacatgttgataAGCACAAACTATTACTCATTtaagaagacaaaacaaaacaagagccAAGTTTAAAGTTACGTGAAAATGTAGCCATCCTTAATAAATCAAAACACCGCCAGGGACTGGTGATTCCCTGAACAAGAGGAAACTTCAGGGTTTTTTTGTATGATACCATCTAGAACAGTCCACTTGACTGAGCAAAAGACACTAAACTGTATTTGGCATATGGTCCTACCTCAGGAGAGTCATCACAGTCTCCAAACACTTCAGCAaagtctgatggacttttcctCAGAGTCTGGTCAGCAAGCAGTGTGTTGTCATTGTAAGATGacacaaacttaaagtcacTGGTTCGAGACCCTGTTGTCAGGTAGGCGTCATAATTGTAAGCGCTGCGTAAAGTTCCTGTGCCGTCAACATCTGCGTAATTAGGAGGGAGATAAGCACTGGGGATGGCTACTGCTCCGTCGAACAAAAGTCTGGGCTTTCTCCTGCGACAAAACCTCACAcccaggatgatgatgatgaaggtcagGAAAAACGTCGACACACACACCAGCGCGATGATTAGATAAGAGGTCAGTTTGGAGTTCTTCTCATCATAAGAAATGTCCTTCAGTTCTGGCACCTCAGCCAAGTTATCAGAAATCAGCAAATACATGGAACAGGTGGCAGACAGAGAGGGCTGTCCGTTATCTTTCACTGACACAATAAGGTTCTGTTTCATGCTGTCAGATTCAGAAATGTCCCGCTGGGTCCTGATCTCTCCGCTGTGGACACCAATAGTGAAAAGTCCCGGATCAGTGGATTTCACTATATGATATGACAGCCAGGCGTTCTGTCCGGAGTCTGCGTCCACCGCTATCACTTTGGACACCAGAGAGCCTCCGTGTGCAGCTTTGGGGACCAGCTCGGTCATGAACGAGTTGCCCTCCGGCCCGGGGTACAGGATCTGAGGGGAGTTGTCATTCACATCCGATATGAACACACTCACGGTCACGTTgctgctgagaggaggagagccaTTGTCTCTGGCCATCACGTGCACTTTGAAGCTCCTGAACTGTTCATAATCAAACGACCTCACAGCGTGGATCACCCCCGTGTCTCCATTCACTGACACATACGAGGACACCGGGGCTCCGTTCACCTCACCGCCTAACAGAGAATAAATCACTGTACCGTTCTGTCTCCAGTCGGGGTCTCGAGCACTAACGGAACATAAAGTGGAGCCAGGTTTGTTATTCTCACTCACATATGCGCTGTACGACTGTTCCTCAAACACAGGTGGGTTGTCGTTGATGTCTGCTACAGATAACTGAACACTtttagaggaggacagaggtggAGAACCCTCGTCAGTGGCAGCGATTGTGATGTTGTAATCAGACACTAGTTCACGGTCCAGCTGTCCTGTGCTCACCAGAGAATAATAGTTTTTAATAGAAGGAACCAACTTAAAAGGGACATTTTGCTGAATGGAGCAGCGGACCTGTCTGTTACTCTCAGAGTCTCTGTCCTGTACGTTGATGATGCCCACCTCTGTACCAGGTGACACATTCTCAGGTATGGGATTGGTCAGTGATTTTAGGTATATCACTGGGGCGTTATCATTTATGTCTAAAACATCAATTATTAGAGTGGCGTGTGACGCCAACCCTAGTCCATCTTTTGCGCTGATCTGCAATTCATAGGATGACTCTTTTTCATAATCAATAGATCCAGCCACTATGATCTCTCCTGTTTTAGAGTCCAGAGAGAAAATGTGGTTATCATCTGAGACATGGTCAAATCCATAGGTTATTTCACCGTTTAGGCCGTCGTCTGCATCGGTTGCACTCACTTTGATCACCAATGTATCCAGAGGAGAGTTTTCAGGCAGACTGGCCTTATATACGGTCTGACTGAACACTGGTACATTATCATTAGCATCCAGCACAGCGACGTGTATGATAACAGTGCCTGATCTTCGAGGAGAGCCTCCATCAAATGCAGTCAGCAATAACAGGAGCTCTtgtttgtcctctctgtctaATTCTTTGTCCAACACCAATTCACCATATTTCCGTCCACCTCCTTTCgtgtttacatttaatttaaaatgatcattCTGCTGAAGAGAATAGCCCTGCACAGCATTTTCCCCGATGTCTCCATCGTGTGGCTCATCTAAGAGAAAACGCGCACCCTTGTCTGCCGATTCATGAATATCAAATTTCTGTGATTCCTCTTTAAATTGGGGTGAATTGTCGTTGATATCTTGAACGCGGATATTAATACGGTGTACCTCTAAAGGATTCTCCAGGACGAGTTCCTGTTTCAGAACACATGATGCTCTTTTAGCACAAAGACCTTCTCTGTCGATCCTTTCCTGCACGATCAGTTCTCCGGTGTTGAGATTCACACCGCAGTACGTCACACTGTTATCCTCGGTATCAATGCGGGCCTTGCGAGCAGACAGTCTTCCCGATTCAAGTCCCAGATCCTTCGCGATATTTCCAATTACAGATCCACGTTTCATCTCCTCTGGAATCGAGTAGCTCACGTCTCCAAAGACGGGGTGGAGGGCGAGAAAAACAACAGCCAGGCCGGAATGCAGAGTGAATCTGACAAATCCCATTTTTAAGGCGAGAACGATcacctacaaataaaatattctcACTACAAATCAAAGGATATCAACCGTGGACTTGTTATGTCTATTGGAAATCAGTTGCATCGCAGTCCATCACGGAGTGGTGCGTTACAAAAGCAGAGTCAGGCTTTACTATCGTTGAGACAGAAGGGTGGAGAAAGAACGTGCCCTCTCGTTTGCCAGTACACACTGACACCATGAGTATTTGTCAGGTATAACAGGGACATGGATATTTTTTGtgcaaactaaaaaaataaactaattgaCTCAGAAAAAACGTGACATTGTTCTAACTGATTCTCAAGAAGCACCTTCATGTGACTATTAGACGTCGTAAAACACAGGCCATCACAAAGTAATATGCTTACACTGAATGCACTGCATTCTCATACTGGTTAGATTCCATCAACTCAGTACAGACATCTCTCCTCTTACAAGGTTCATGGCATGCTTGAAGGTAATGTCCGCAGAGGAACACAAGTTTTTTTCAATATGCCAGACTGTGAGAGATGCTTTAGTTTAATAATCACTTTTGAATATGATggagcatgtttatttctgttcagCTTTGTGACCAAATGCATCCACTTTGTGCCAGTGTCAACAGGGATTATTAATTTAACCTTTAAGGCATATTCATCAAACACGTCAATTCAAAAACAATACAAGCTGGCACTATTAGTTATGTACTCTAAAACAAAGGCTCCATTTGTATCTTATCATCCTTCAAAAATATGTCCATCATAAGCAATATACAAAGATAGAATTCTGATAACTATCAATAAGGTGGCTGAACTTACAATGACAGAAGATTACTAACTCATGTCATACTAATTCAGAAACAAGCAAAATTGAAACTGAACTGTTTGTGAGAAATATGTACTGTAACTGATTCAGTGAGATCATGTTGGAAATAGGGTGAGTGGGGGTGACGGAATAAACAGTAGCAACCTATCTCTACAAGGCATCAGAAACACAAGATAGTTCAGTATCAATGAAAAATTGAGTGCATCATAATTAAGTTTTCTTATTGCTCAAGGTAGGTAAGAAAGTATTACTATGAGGAATTTGGCAAAAGGAATTAATGCAGAAAAACACTTAAGTAAACTTccttcaaaaaatgtaaaaaatcaaAGTTCAGCACCAAGGACAGCGACTCACTCACTGTATTTTAAATGGCAAAGCAAATGTTGAAAAAGTGGTTAAAAACCAATGAGGTCAAAATGATCTAAAACAAGGTAAAGTCAAGGACTGtgtaaatgtaattaaaaagagcaaaaaggaGTACAGAGACATGATGAACCAAGAAAATTGAGATTTAAGGTTGAAAAAGACAAGTACATAACGATTCAAGAGGttgatgaagagaaaaaaagatttaaaaaacacattgtttCTAAAGCAATACTAACTGAGGTCTCATGAGATGCTCTTCACAGCACAGCTTAATGCCACGTGCTGGGTAGATCCTTATAAATGTTAAGCCATTAAGTAATAGAAACAAATTGTTGAGTTTTAAAAGATACTGAAAAGGAACGCTCACATGACAAATGTTTGTCAGCACAGCAAGATGATGTGTGAATGATAAACA is a genomic window of Notolabrus celidotus isolate fNotCel1 chromosome 8, fNotCel1.pri, whole genome shotgun sequence containing:
- the LOC117817614 gene encoding protocadherin beta-15-like, with amino-acid sequence MDTRDVFQSFGFVFFFVVVHYAHGDLSYSVQEELKRGSVIGNIAKDLGLEVGRLSARKARVDVEGSDKQYCGVNLQSGDLFVSERIDREEHCGEKPSCVLKFDLLLENPLELHRLSLQVQDVNDNAPVFPKDAIKLEIRESADKGAKYRINAAHDADIGKNSVQSYILEQNPHFVFNIQTTSAGSKYGELVLDKELDREEQQETKLLLTAVDGGSPQRSGTVVIHVIVLDANDNAPVFTESVYTATIPENSPINTPVITVSASDADEGVNGEVTYEFSRISDKSRKLFSLDEKTGVISVAGSIDYEEGPKYEVFVEAKDGYGLSSEAKVIIDVTDVNDNAPLIYIKSLTNPIPENVSPGTELGIINVQDRDSESNRQVRCSIQQNVPFKLVPSIKNYYSLVSTGQLDRELVSDYNITITATDEGSPPLSSSKSVQLSVADINDNPPVFEEQSYSAYVSENNKPGSTLCSVSARDPDWRQNGTVIYSLLGGEVNGAPVSSYVSVNGDMGVIHAVRSFDYEQFRSFKVHVMARDNGSPPLSSNVTVSVFISDVNDNSPQILYPGPEGNSFMTELVPKAAHGGSLVSKVIAVDADSGQNAWLSYHIVKSTDPELFTIGVHSGEIRTQRDISESDSMKQNLIVSVKDNGQPSLSATCSMYLLISDNLAEVPELKDISYDEKNSKLTSYLIIALVCVSTFFLTFIIIIMGVRFCRRRKPRLLFDGAVAIPSAYLPPNYADVDGTGTLRSAYNYDAYLTTGSRTSDFKFVSSYNDNTLPADQTLRKSPSDFAEVFGDCDDSPEVGRCAKHSLLSFSQSLDS
- the LOC117818008 gene encoding protocadherin beta-15-like produces the protein MGFVRFTLHSGLAVVFLALHPVFGDVSYSIPEEMKRGSVIGNIAKDLGLESGRLSARKARIDTEDNSVTYCGVNLNTGELIVQERIDREGLCAKRASCVLKQELVLENPLEVHRINIRVQDINDNSPQFKEESQKFDIHESADKGARFLLDEPHDGDIGENAVQGYSLQQNDHFKLNVNTKGGGRKYGELVLDKELDREDKQELLLLLTAFDGGSPRRSGTVIIHVAVLDANDNVPVFSQTVYKASLPENSPLDTLVIKVSATDADDGLNGEITYGFDHVSDDNHIFSLDSKTGEIIVAGSIDYEKESSYELQISAKDGLGLASHATLIIDVLDINDNAPVIYLKSLTNPIPENVSPGTEVGIINVQDRDSESNRQVRCSIQQNVPFKLVPSIKNYYSLVSTGQLDRELVSDYNITIAATDEGSPPLSSSKSVQLSVADINDNPPVFEEQSYSAYVSENNKPGSTLCSVSARDPDWRQNGTVIYSLLGGEVNGAPVSSYVSVNGDTGVIHAVRSFDYEQFRSFKVHVMARDNGSPPLSSNVTVSVFISDVNDNSPQILYPGPEGNSFMTELVPKAAHGGSLVSKVIAVDADSGQNAWLSYHIVKSTDPGLFTIGVHSGEIRTQRDISESDSMKQNLIVSVKDNGQPSLSATCSMYLLISDNLAEVPELKDISYDEKNSKLTSYLIIALVCVSTFFLTFIIIILGVRFCRRRKPRLLFDGAVAIPSAYLPPNYADVDGTGTLRSAYNYDAYLTTGSRTSDFKFVSSYNDNTLLADQTLRKSPSDFAEVFGDCDDSPEVGPYAKYSLVSFAQSSGLF